From Cecembia calidifontis, one genomic window encodes:
- a CDS encoding OmpA family protein gives MRVALIVFVFFIGLQRLEAQTYSIIDSRAIKLHEQGDDLVKSRMYDEAIEKYKASIQREANFLESYIKWGRLLLTKGNHEEALAVVNRGEARASKASGKIKADFSWLKLNIYLGQGEFEKAVAEFETARQLLDEGFKKSIDYNQIKDQIEFVSKNIENKLFIYKEKLPDPINSYTLQYFPVLTADSKKLLFTKRDGIENHQTEDIFVSFYDEETGWSKPAGISDRINTFYNEGTCTISADGNILIYTSCDAPDSFGSCDLYVAYKVNGQWQKSQNMGKNVNSRSWDSQPSLSADGRILFFSSNRRGGYGGNDIWYSLRMPDGSWAEAKNLGSVINTEKDEVSPFIYFNNEILFFASNGHQGFGGMDLFVSRVEKGEFTKPENLGYPINDHKDQFSLFITAQRDYAYYTESNYNQGKVERSFLYRFKFPEEIALGEKLVVSQGKVLNGKTGQPIDAKLSLVSLSNDSTMYQFRSDGKTGEFMMIYPDRSFSGLYVEKKGYLPKIYNVERDNLKNQENLEISLTPIASGEEFVFENIFFDFDKDELKPESKSSLLRLLEFLKENPSVRIQITGHTDNVGTQTYNQSLSQRRAESVKNFLLSKGIPETRLKAEGRGDAEPIRPNDTPENRALNRRITISIL, from the coding sequence ATGAGAGTCGCCCTAATTGTGTTTGTTTTTTTTATAGGCCTCCAAAGGCTTGAGGCACAGACCTATTCTATCATAGATAGCAGGGCAATAAAGCTTCATGAGCAGGGGGATGACCTTGTCAAGAGCCGTATGTATGATGAGGCGATTGAAAAGTATAAAGCATCTATTCAGCGTGAGGCAAACTTTTTAGAGTCCTATATCAAATGGGGTAGACTTCTTTTGACCAAAGGAAACCATGAGGAGGCTCTAGCTGTAGTCAATAGGGGAGAAGCAAGGGCCTCTAAAGCTTCAGGAAAGATTAAAGCAGATTTTTCCTGGTTGAAATTGAATATCTATTTGGGTCAGGGAGAATTTGAAAAGGCAGTAGCCGAATTTGAAACTGCCAGGCAGTTGCTGGATGAAGGATTTAAAAAATCCATTGATTACAATCAGATAAAAGACCAAATTGAGTTTGTATCCAAAAATATTGAAAATAAGCTTTTTATCTATAAAGAAAAACTGCCTGACCCCATCAATTCTTACACGCTTCAGTATTTCCCTGTGCTTACAGCTGACAGTAAAAAATTGCTCTTTACAAAAAGAGATGGGATTGAAAACCATCAAACAGAAGATATTTTTGTTTCCTTTTATGATGAGGAGACAGGCTGGTCCAAGCCCGCTGGAATATCAGATAGGATAAACACTTTTTACAATGAGGGTACTTGTACGATTTCAGCTGACGGCAACATTTTGATTTACACTTCCTGTGATGCACCTGATTCATTTGGAAGCTGTGATTTATATGTGGCTTATAAAGTCAATGGGCAATGGCAAAAATCCCAAAATATGGGGAAAAATGTAAACTCCAGATCTTGGGATTCACAGCCTTCTCTTTCCGCAGATGGAAGGATCTTGTTTTTTTCATCGAACAGGCGGGGAGGTTATGGAGGAAATGATATCTGGTATTCTTTGAGGATGCCTGATGGTTCTTGGGCCGAGGCAAAAAACCTGGGTTCGGTTATCAATACCGAAAAAGATGAAGTATCTCCTTTTATCTATTTCAATAATGAGATCCTCTTTTTTGCTTCCAATGGACACCAAGGTTTTGGAGGAATGGACCTATTTGTTTCCCGTGTTGAAAAAGGGGAATTTACAAAGCCGGAAAATTTAGGTTATCCCATCAATGACCATAAAGACCAATTTTCCCTCTTTATTACTGCACAAAGGGATTATGCTTATTACACTGAAAGCAATTATAATCAAGGAAAGGTGGAGAGATCCTTTCTATACCGTTTTAAGTTCCCGGAGGAAATTGCTTTGGGCGAGAAGTTAGTGGTATCCCAGGGCAAGGTTTTGAACGGCAAAACAGGTCAGCCCATTGATGCCAAATTGTCTTTGGTGAGTCTGAGCAATGACAGTACGATGTATCAGTTCAGATCTGACGGAAAAACAGGGGAGTTCATGATGATTTATCCCGACCGTTCATTCTCCGGACTTTACGTCGAAAAGAAAGGTTATCTGCCAAAGATTTATAACGTAGAAAGGGACAATTTGAAAAATCAGGAAAATCTTGAAATATCACTGACCCCGATTGCTTCGGGTGAGGAGTTTGTTTTTGAAAATATCTTTTTTGATTTCGATAAGGATGAGCTTAAACCAGAATCTAAAAGTTCACTGTTGAGGCTCTTAGAATTCTTGAAAGAAAATCCATCCGTCAGGATACAGATTACTGGACATACTGACAATGTGGGGACACAAACATATAATCAAAGCCTAAGCCAAAGAAGGGCAGAAAGTGTTAAAAATTTCCTCTTGTCCAAAGGAATTCCAGAGACAAGACTTAAGGCTGAAGGAAGGGGTGACGCGGAACCCATCCGTCCGAATGATACCCCTGAAAACAGGGCTTTGAATCGTAGAATTACCATTTCAATCTTGTAA
- a CDS encoding SusC/RagA family TonB-linked outer membrane protein, whose amino-acid sequence MKIFLSLLTCLLLLSTVPLFAQSRIVRGQVFSKKDNQPISGASIILKGTTVGTASDLNGRYVLQVNQEEFTLVYSYIGHQSEEVFFGVDNNMDVYLTPLQEALEEEVKIDKVPEEEDDDPKIIPQKDGARSKSPGDLIENIPYQSFDRTLQGRVPGLLVKAASGIPGGAINARIRGVGSIYAGNEPLYVVDGVLINNVSYSLFTQANPLAFLNPNEIESIEVLKDAASTAIYGNQGANGVILVTTRKGKQGKARIELNAYAGETMPIKFLDLLDGPEWYAMRRDAFKNSDATNPEARALSNMGVLPDNWNQLTPAQLDELGLNLPSFDWQRQMMRKSMMYNYELSASGGGKSTLYYISGSYHYSGSSFPPVDFERGTIRASLSQSIKDRVRLEANVNLASINQTVPFSTEGSFIGSPAFAASTILRHNPIFNEDGSFNTQIGGLAGQNIALVNEFNSGQTSTRSGVGNFIVHGKIASNLNYRGLAGVDYRDLEEFRFRDPRTPDGQEVNGRNALGNYSVKRYMTNHTLDWTKKFEKNLLSVYLGYEYLTEEREGLSSEATGITTPSFNNLLPGSTLVSSDTVWAGYNRQGAFIGFNYQLAEKYIFHVGSRVDGSSRFGSNFRYGIFPFVKLGWNLAKEDFISASGKISDLRLRASWGQAGNDQIGDFRAIGMFGPGNTYAGGTGIRPVSFDNPNLRWETNETINLGLDFGFLGGKISGCVDVFQRKTKDLLLNIPVLWINRADQFLKNVGGLENRGIEFEINTVNVERGIFAWYSSFNFSYIQNQVTSLYDGLQADPDNPRWAVGQPVGNPAFPGQLAPGSWFVAEYAGVNPATGRPMWYDANKNLTYLPADADRVYFGSNFPPYFGGFNNVFKIKGFELTTFFTYEYGAIVSDGQYNFLRENGTRFTFNALRDVNERSWREPGDLTDIPRNFALNSGNAARNQNRNFGSASLLKADFIRLAQIKIAYSFNPELLQNIGLTQARIYAQGINLWTYSDYPGYDPEFMGVGTGQIPIHKSYNVGIQLSF is encoded by the coding sequence ATGAAGATATTTTTATCTTTATTAACCTGTTTATTGTTGCTCTCTACTGTTCCGCTATTTGCCCAGAGTAGAATTGTAAGAGGCCAGGTATTTTCCAAAAAGGACAACCAACCCATTTCGGGGGCTTCTATCATTTTGAAAGGGACTACAGTGGGTACGGCTTCTGATCTCAATGGAAGATATGTGTTACAGGTAAACCAGGAAGAGTTTACATTGGTATACAGTTATATCGGTCATCAGTCTGAGGAAGTGTTTTTTGGGGTAGATAATAATATGGATGTTTACCTTACTCCGCTTCAGGAAGCACTCGAGGAAGAGGTTAAAATAGACAAGGTTCCTGAAGAGGAAGATGATGATCCAAAAATAATCCCTCAAAAAGATGGTGCACGGTCAAAAAGCCCAGGTGATTTAATAGAAAATATTCCTTATCAGTCTTTTGACAGGACTTTGCAGGGAAGGGTGCCCGGACTATTGGTAAAAGCAGCTTCCGGTATTCCCGGAGGAGCTATCAATGCCAGAATAAGAGGTGTAGGGTCTATATACGCGGGAAATGAGCCTTTGTATGTAGTTGATGGGGTCCTGATCAATAACGTTTCTTATTCACTTTTTACCCAGGCCAATCCTTTGGCATTTCTAAATCCCAATGAGATTGAGTCAATTGAAGTTTTAAAAGATGCTGCATCGACAGCTATTTATGGTAATCAGGGAGCTAATGGAGTTATTTTAGTGACAACCAGAAAAGGAAAGCAGGGAAAAGCAAGGATAGAATTGAATGCCTATGCGGGTGAAACCATGCCCATCAAATTTTTGGATCTTTTGGATGGACCGGAATGGTACGCCATGAGAAGAGATGCTTTCAAAAATTCCGATGCTACCAACCCTGAAGCAAGGGCCTTATCCAATATGGGTGTTTTGCCGGATAACTGGAACCAGTTAACCCCAGCCCAATTGGATGAACTTGGCCTTAACCTGCCAAGTTTTGATTGGCAGAGGCAAATGATGCGGAAAAGCATGATGTATAATTATGAACTCAGTGCGTCTGGCGGAGGCAAAAGCACGCTATATTACATTTCCGGATCTTATCATTACAGTGGTTCCTCATTTCCCCCAGTAGATTTTGAAAGGGGAACCATCAGGGCTTCTTTAAGCCAATCTATAAAGGACAGAGTACGTTTGGAAGCAAATGTAAATTTGGCATCCATAAACCAAACTGTTCCTTTTTCAACAGAGGGTTCTTTTATTGGAAGTCCGGCATTCGCCGCTTCCACGATTTTAAGACATAATCCGATTTTCAACGAGGATGGTTCTTTTAACACCCAAATAGGAGGGCTTGCAGGACAAAATATAGCCTTGGTCAATGAATTTAATTCAGGACAGACAAGTACCCGATCAGGGGTGGGTAATTTTATTGTCCACGGGAAGATTGCATCCAATCTCAATTACCGAGGTTTGGCCGGTGTAGATTACCGTGACTTGGAGGAATTTAGATTCAGGGATCCGCGTACCCCTGATGGGCAAGAAGTGAACGGGAGGAATGCATTGGGAAATTATTCTGTAAAGCGTTACATGACCAACCATACCCTTGACTGGACCAAGAAATTTGAAAAGAACCTGCTTTCTGTTTATTTGGGTTATGAATATCTGACAGAAGAAAGAGAAGGTTTATCTTCGGAAGCTACAGGAATTACTACTCCGAGTTTCAATAATTTGCTGCCAGGTTCAACATTGGTTTCTTCTGATACGGTATGGGCAGGGTATAACAGGCAGGGTGCATTTATAGGTTTCAACTATCAATTGGCCGAAAAATATATTTTTCATGTAGGTTCAAGGGTGGACGGTTCTTCCCGTTTTGGATCAAACTTCCGGTACGGTATTTTCCCATTTGTTAAACTGGGATGGAACTTGGCCAAAGAGGATTTTATTAGTGCTTCAGGAAAGATTTCTGACTTAAGATTAAGGGCTTCCTGGGGACAGGCAGGCAATGATCAGATTGGGGATTTCAGGGCGATCGGAATGTTTGGTCCGGGAAATACCTATGCTGGGGGAACCGGTATTCGTCCTGTTTCTTTTGATAACCCCAACCTCAGATGGGAAACTAATGAAACCATTAACCTGGGGCTGGATTTTGGATTTCTTGGTGGGAAAATTTCTGGCTGTGTTGATGTTTTTCAGCGAAAAACAAAAGACCTTCTCTTAAATATTCCTGTACTTTGGATCAACAGGGCAGATCAATTCCTAAAGAATGTTGGTGGTCTTGAAAACCGAGGAATTGAATTTGAAATCAATACAGTTAATGTAGAACGGGGGATTTTTGCTTGGTATTCTTCCTTTAATTTTAGCTACATACAAAATCAGGTCACGTCTTTATATGATGGGTTGCAGGCCGATCCGGATAATCCTAGATGGGCAGTAGGTCAGCCTGTAGGTAACCCAGCTTTTCCAGGCCAGTTGGCTCCGGGTTCTTGGTTTGTCGCTGAGTATGCCGGGGTAAACCCAGCTACAGGAAGGCCGATGTGGTATGATGCCAATAAGAATCTTACTTACCTTCCTGCCGATGCAGATAGGGTTTATTTTGGGTCCAATTTTCCGCCTTACTTTGGAGGGTTCAATAACGTCTTCAAAATCAAAGGTTTTGAGCTGACTACATTTTTTACTTATGAATATGGGGCAATCGTATCCGATGGGCAATATAATTTCCTCCGTGAAAATGGAACAAGATTTACCTTCAATGCTTTGCGTGATGTGAATGAACGCTCTTGGAGAGAACCGGGAGATTTGACAGATATTCCAAGGAATTTTGCGCTTAACAGTGGCAATGCAGCCAGAAATCAGAACAGGAACTTTGGTTCTGCGTCATTGCTGAAAGCAGATTTTATCCGTTTGGCACAAATAAAGATTGCTTACAGTTTCAATCCTGAATTGCTTCAGAACATTGGTCTGACTCAGGCGAGAATTTATGCCCAGGGGATCAATCTTTGGACATATTCGGATTATCCGGGATATGACCCTGAATTTATGGGAGTGGGTACAGGTCAGATTCCTATACATAAAAGTTATAATGTCGGTATTCAGTTAAGTTTTTAA
- a CDS encoding RagB/SusD family nutrient uptake outer membrane protein: MKKISLKNIKLAVSALLLVGFTSSCDVTDLSPANLIPDSEAFATAARVESVVLGVYESAQQGFYLGSAGQAGRGYPFGAANTQQGDMRGEDMYNDQLFYEITYIGAHTPFSANNNGMWISIYRMVNRANIVLENIETALANGIITQEQRDIYRGEMLFLRALGHHELLIHFARPYMDNPAAPGVPYRKVAINDVPLVAANEGLGRTTVGEDYTQLLADLNEAEGLLPLTRNFNRVRRGAVIGLKSRIKLHMGDWQGVLDEYNKLVGTYALTESPVTPFRTVNSIENIFSFVHTPESNAGINGALPSMYGNPARGARGLVKISPLIWRSNFWHPEDLRRSELTDRNAGGIYTFKYPDALTRTDPNPILRFAEVVLNAAEAHARLGNNADAIQLLNSIRDRALPASVPSFTSADFANTDALLTAIFNERRIEFLAEGRRWADIHRLSGEGKMTGIPAKATSRSITNLDFYTTDRAIPTDHSLPYSSNLFIWPIPIDEILNNSGTPIPQNPGY; encoded by the coding sequence ATGAAAAAAATTAGTTTAAAAAATATAAAACTGGCAGTTTCCGCTTTATTATTAGTGGGCTTCACTAGTTCCTGTGATGTAACGGATCTTAGTCCTGCCAACCTGATTCCGGATTCCGAAGCATTTGCTACAGCAGCAAGGGTGGAGTCGGTAGTATTGGGTGTATATGAGTCTGCACAGCAAGGTTTTTATTTAGGTTCTGCTGGTCAAGCAGGTAGGGGTTATCCTTTCGGAGCTGCCAATACCCAGCAGGGAGATATGCGCGGGGAAGACATGTACAATGACCAGTTGTTTTATGAAATTACCTACATCGGGGCACATACTCCATTTAGTGCAAACAATAACGGGATGTGGATTTCCATCTACAGAATGGTCAACAGGGCCAATATTGTATTGGAAAATATTGAAACGGCATTGGCAAATGGAATTATCACTCAGGAGCAAAGAGATATTTACAGAGGTGAAATGTTGTTTTTGAGGGCCTTGGGCCATCATGAGTTGTTGATTCATTTCGCCAGACCTTATATGGACAATCCTGCTGCTCCTGGAGTACCTTACAGGAAAGTTGCTATCAATGATGTGCCTTTGGTAGCTGCTAATGAAGGTTTGGGAAGAACCACTGTAGGAGAAGATTATACCCAGTTGTTGGCCGATTTGAATGAAGCAGAAGGACTTTTGCCTTTGACACGTAATTTCAACAGGGTTAGAAGAGGTGCAGTTATTGGTCTAAAATCCCGTATTAAATTGCACATGGGTGATTGGCAGGGGGTATTAGATGAATATAACAAGCTTGTTGGCACTTATGCTTTGACTGAAAGTCCTGTTACTCCTTTCAGAACGGTCAACAGCATAGAAAATATTTTCTCCTTTGTACACACTCCTGAATCAAATGCCGGTATCAATGGTGCTTTGCCTTCTATGTACGGTAATCCTGCAAGAGGCGCAAGAGGCCTGGTTAAGATCAGTCCATTGATTTGGAGGTCTAACTTCTGGCATCCGGAAGACCTAAGAAGGTCTGAATTGACCGACAGAAATGCAGGTGGTATTTACACATTTAAATATCCGGATGCATTGACCAGAACAGATCCCAATCCTATCCTGAGGTTTGCTGAAGTAGTATTGAATGCAGCAGAAGCCCATGCACGTCTTGGAAATAATGCAGATGCGATCCAATTGTTGAATTCAATCAGGGACAGGGCATTGCCTGCTTCTGTGCCTTCTTTCACTTCTGCGGATTTTGCGAACACAGATGCTTTGTTAACTGCAATTTTCAATGAAAGAAGAATTGAGTTCCTGGCTGAAGGAAGAAGATGGGCAGATATCCACAGACTTTCCGGTGAAGGAAAGATGACCGGTATCCCTGCTAAAGCAACTTCCAGGTCTATTACCAACTTGGACTTCTACACTACTGATAGGGCAATTCCAACGGATCATTCTTTGCCTTATTCAAGTAATTTGTTTATTTGGCCGATTCCAATAGACGAAATATTGAATAACAGTGGTACGCCAATTCCTCAAAATCCTGGTTATTAA
- a CDS encoding SusC/RagA family TonB-linked outer membrane protein, giving the protein MKKVLLVVALMTMTVVSLFAQSRTISGKVTSPEEPEGIPGVNVVVKGTTLGTVTDFNGNYSLSVPEDRNVLVFSFVGFLSREMTIGNNTVINVVMQPDLKTLGEVVVVGYGSQERRDITGSVASISNRSIENLVTPSFESQLAGRAPGVQITTPSGTLGAAPVIRIRGVNSISGSASPLIVIDGVPVVDADRSAVIGSNPLANINPADIESFEVLKDGSATAIFGSRAANGVILITTKRGSTGKAQVNYNTAFGFNEAQNRFDLLNGDDFVTIANERRANANQSPLANPGVNTDWQDLILRRGFTQQHNLSISGGSEATKYFFSLGFTDQESAIDVNDMRRYSFRGNVDHSISKIFRIGTSLNYSFTEINGLNEGANSLSGVMLNATRALPNVSPFDPANTRFDGFNVTADGRTTGFGNNLAGPDNNLPNIGFVLANNVFRNRVHRLLGNVYGEVDIVKGLTARSMVGVDLTLAEDFQSLDPRHGDGQGVNGNVFMAFNPAQRWNWQNTLNYQTILAEDHIINVTLGAEYQYDQFYNFSAQGTDFSDDFFRRDNLITGSYNNQFSGGGFADRGFDSYFSRINYGYRGKYLLSFTVRNDGISDLARENQRGTFFGGSIGWRISDENFFNSNLISDFKVRASYAEVGNTEIGTFAAFGGFNPVLGGAGAGLGYNRIANRGLLWETSKKLNAGIDMTIGKVTLAADVFRNNIDGLILSAPTIPSLGVPGNSINQNVGAMFNEGIELRVITNVINRGKFSWNTDFNYTFLRNEVTNLVQPIVGTYNRTVEGGPIAQLYGFRWAGVNPANGNPMYFSGDDIVQYNLQPGNLGWRAFDPANPGNISTPAGLPTQDFLGNTLPRWQGGWINNFTFGNWDAEIFLRYSGGNYIMNETLRGQLGQGFSNNNAAVLNRWTESGQVTDIPKQYSGQDANMWLTAASNSRFVERGDFLRVQNIVVGYTVPAEKLQTAFNGAISTARFFAQAQNPFIFTRYSGLDPEANTFPSGALTQQLQFGVDWNVTPIFRTFSVGLSVGF; this is encoded by the coding sequence ATGAAGAAAGTTTTATTAGTTGTCGCGTTGATGACGATGACTGTGGTGTCATTGTTTGCGCAAAGTAGGACGATCTCGGGAAAGGTGACTTCTCCGGAAGAACCTGAGGGAATCCCTGGGGTAAACGTCGTTGTAAAGGGTACCACTTTGGGTACGGTGACTGACTTCAACGGAAATTACAGCCTTTCTGTACCTGAGGACAGAAATGTGTTGGTTTTTTCCTTTGTCGGTTTCTTGTCTAGAGAGATGACTATCGGTAACAATACTGTTATCAATGTGGTCATGCAACCTGATTTAAAAACTCTTGGCGAAGTGGTTGTTGTGGGTTATGGTTCCCAGGAGAGAAGGGATATCACTGGTTCGGTAGCATCTATCAGCAATAGATCTATTGAGAACTTGGTAACACCTTCCTTTGAATCCCAATTGGCAGGTCGTGCTCCAGGAGTTCAAATTACAACACCAAGCGGTACTTTGGGAGCTGCACCAGTGATTAGGATCAGGGGTGTTAACTCCATTTCGGGTAGTGCCAGTCCTTTGATCGTAATTGACGGAGTTCCTGTAGTGGATGCTGATAGGTCTGCAGTGATCGGTTCCAACCCTTTAGCAAACATCAACCCAGCTGATATTGAGTCTTTTGAGGTTTTGAAAGACGGTTCGGCTACGGCTATTTTTGGTTCAAGGGCTGCGAATGGGGTAATCCTTATCACTACTAAAAGAGGCTCAACAGGCAAAGCTCAGGTAAATTACAACACTGCTTTCGGTTTCAACGAAGCCCAAAACCGTTTTGATCTTTTGAATGGTGATGATTTTGTTACCATTGCCAATGAAAGAAGGGCAAATGCCAACCAGTCACCTTTGGCTAATCCAGGTGTAAATACTGATTGGCAGGATTTGATTTTAAGAAGAGGTTTTACCCAGCAGCATAACCTTTCGATTTCAGGAGGATCTGAGGCTACCAAATATTTCTTCTCTTTAGGTTTTACAGATCAGGAATCTGCAATTGATGTAAATGATATGAGGAGATACTCCTTTAGAGGTAATGTTGACCATAGCATCTCCAAAATATTCAGAATTGGAACCTCTTTGAACTACTCATTTACTGAGATCAATGGTTTGAACGAAGGTGCCAACTCTTTGTCAGGGGTAATGCTTAATGCTACAAGGGCATTGCCAAATGTTTCTCCGTTTGATCCTGCAAATACCAGATTTGATGGTTTCAATGTAACTGCTGATGGTAGAACCACAGGGTTTGGTAACAACCTTGCCGGCCCTGACAACAACCTTCCAAATATTGGTTTTGTACTTGCAAACAACGTATTTAGAAACCGTGTACATAGACTATTGGGAAATGTATACGGTGAAGTGGACATTGTTAAGGGGCTTACTGCTAGATCCATGGTTGGTGTGGATTTGACTTTGGCAGAGGACTTCCAGTCTTTGGATCCAAGACATGGGGATGGACAAGGTGTCAACGGAAATGTCTTTATGGCGTTCAATCCAGCCCAGAGATGGAACTGGCAGAATACTTTGAACTATCAGACTATACTTGCCGAAGACCATATTATCAATGTTACTTTAGGTGCAGAATATCAGTATGATCAATTCTATAATTTCTCAGCTCAGGGAACAGATTTTTCAGATGATTTCTTTAGAAGAGACAACTTAATTACAGGTTCTTACAATAACCAGTTTTCCGGAGGTGGTTTTGCAGACCGAGGATTTGATTCCTATTTCAGCAGAATCAACTACGGCTACAGAGGGAAATACTTACTTTCTTTTACTGTAAGAAATGACGGTATTTCTGACCTGGCAAGAGAAAACCAAAGAGGTACTTTCTTCGGTGGTTCAATTGGATGGAGAATTTCAGATGAAAACTTCTTTAACTCCAATCTTATCTCTGACTTTAAAGTAAGGGCTTCTTATGCAGAAGTAGGAAATACAGAAATCGGAACATTCGCAGCATTTGGTGGCTTTAACCCTGTTTTAGGAGGAGCCGGTGCTGGTTTAGGGTACAACAGAATTGCAAACAGAGGATTGCTTTGGGAGACTTCCAAGAAATTGAATGCAGGAATCGATATGACCATTGGAAAAGTCACTTTGGCAGCTGATGTCTTCCGTAACAACATCGATGGCTTGATTTTAAGTGCACCTACCATCCCTTCTTTGGGGGTACCTGGCAACTCTATCAACCAGAACGTTGGCGCTATGTTCAATGAAGGTATTGAACTCCGAGTAATTACCAATGTAATCAACAGGGGTAAATTCTCTTGGAATACAGACTTTAACTATACCTTCCTTAGAAATGAGGTGACTAACTTGGTTCAGCCTATCGTAGGTACTTATAACAGAACAGTGGAAGGTGGTCCTATTGCCCAACTTTATGGATTTAGATGGGCAGGTGTTAACCCTGCTAACGGTAACCCAATGTATTTCAGTGGTGATGACATAGTTCAGTATAATCTGCAGCCAGGTAATTTGGGTTGGAGGGCATTTGACCCGGCAAATCCAGGTAATATTTCTACTCCAGCCGGACTTCCTACTCAGGATTTCTTGGGTAACACTTTACCAAGATGGCAGGGAGGTTGGATCAACAACTTCACTTTTGGAAACTGGGATGCTGAAATCTTCTTGAGATACTCTGGTGGTAACTACATCATGAATGAGACCCTAAGAGGTCAGTTGGGTCAAGGTTTCTCTAACAACAATGCCGCTGTTCTTAACAGATGGACAGAATCAGGACAAGTAACTGACATCCCGAAACAGTATTCCGGACAGGATGCCAATATGTGGTTGACTGCTGCTTCCAACTCAAGATTCGTGGAGAGAGGTGATTTCCTAAGAGTACAGAATATTGTGGTTGGTTATACCGTGCCTGCAGAAAAACTTCAGACTGCATTTAATGGTGCCATTTCCACTGCAAGATTCTTTGCGCAGGCTCAGAATCCTTTCATCTTTACAAGATACAGTGGTTTGGATCCAGAGGCCAATACATTCCCTTCAGGAGCTCTTACCCAGCAGTTGCAGTTTGGAGTTGATTGGAATGTTACTCCAATCTTTAGGACATTCTCCGTGGGTCTTAGCGTAGGGTTTTAA